The window CTTAGAATTTGAAACTGTTTACTTATATGACGTAACAGAAGGCAATTTTCCTGCAACCAGGCGGTCTAACCCGATGAAAACCCCGCATGATTTAATTTCTGAACCACAAGATATTGTGCGTAATCATGAGAATGAAGAGCGTCGGCTGATGTATGTTGCAATGACGCGCGCAAAAAAGAATCTAATCTTAACATTTTCCCCCGATCATGGCGGCAAGCGGACTCGTAAGCCATCTCGGTTCTTATTGGAGGCCTTTGGTGCAAATTTATTCATTGAAAACGAAACAGTATCGGGTGGTATACCGTCAATTCTTACTCGATATGGAACCCATAATAAAAATCAGGAATATGATTTACCGGTATTCCCGATAGATGATGATGGCTATTTAACTTTGACACCTAATCAGATTGCTGATTATTTGGCCGACCCATCACGTTTTTATGTCCGTCATATTCTAAAATTTCCTTCACTACCGTCGCACCAGATGGTTTACGGGGTGTCGATTCATGCTGGATTAGAGTATTTTTATACCGAGAAATTAGCAGGTCGCAAGCCTCAACTCGCCACAATGTTAGAGGTTTTTAGGGGCGCCTGGAGGAGTGAAGGATTTGTTTCATTGCGGCACGAGAATGAGCGTCGAAAGCAGGGAGAGGTTAGCTTGAGTCGTTACTATAAGACTTTTATTGATGTGGCAGATCCAGTTGTAGCTGTTGAGAAAGAGTTTTTATTGCGTGTTCCTGAATATAAAATATATATTAAGGGACGATACGATATTGTTGTAAAAAATACAGATAGTAATGGGGTTACAATCTGTGATTTTAAGACAAGCCATGTTGCAAATGAGAAGACAGCCAAAGATAAGGTACGTGATTCGGTGCAGATGGGTATCTATGCTCTAGCCTGGGATGAGTTAAATGATGAAAAAGTTACATCAATAGCTCTGTATTTTACGGAATCTCAAATATTGGCAGAGCGAACAAAGATTGAGCATGCAAAGACACTGAAAAAAATAGCTGAAGTAGCAGAAGGCATAAGAGCAAATCTCTATCCGAAGCGTGGAAATCTAACTGACTTAGAGACGGAAGGACTATTTAGTTAATAATATGAGCTATCGAGATCAGGAGTGGCTAGAGAATTTATTAGCTGATATATGGTATAAGCATTTTGACGATGTCGAGCAAAACAATGACGTAGTAATTATATGGGCTAAGCGCGCCAAGCGTCGTTTAGGCTCTATTGAAGTAGACGCAAGGGATGGGCATACCTCTATTATTAAAGTAAATCGGTTATTTCAGGATTTAGAGGTTCCGGAATATGTTATTCGGGCCACGATTGTGCATGAGATGACTCATTACGCCCACGGCTTTGGCTCACCACATGAGCAGAAGCAAAAGCATCCGCATAGCGGTGGTGTGGTGCGACGTGAGTTTGCTGAACGTGGGTTAGTTGATTTGTATATTCAGCAGAAGCGCTGGCTAAGAGAAAACTGGCGAGATTTTTTGTTGAAGAAAGGTATGATGTAGGTATTTTGTTCGTGTTTTAGGGTATACTAGTAATGTTATGGAAGTTTTGATTATAGTTTTACTGGTAGGGATCTTTATTGCATTGGCCTTTCTTGTTTTTCGCAATTTAGGTATGGGGTCTGCTAAGTCTAGCGATCTTGATACTAGTGCGGTTCAGCTTTTAAAACAAGATCTTCAGAATATGCAACAGCTCTTAGTCCAGACGCAATCCAATATGCAGGATAGATTAGATAAGAATAATACAAATGTACAGGAAAGTGTGCATCAACAGATGAAGCAGTCATCTGAGATTATTCGTCAAGTAACCGAACGATTAACGCAATTGGATGAAACCAATAGGCGCGTTGTGGATATTACATCGGAATTAAAGACCTTACAGAATGTTCTGCAGAACCCAAAGCAGAGGGGTGTATTGGGGGAGTACTATTTATCGCAAGTTTTAGAGAATGTATTACCTCCAACGCAGTATAAATTACAATATGGCTTTAAGAATGGTGATATTGTAGATGCTGTTATCTTTCTAGATAAAGGTAAGATCTTGCCGGTTGATTCAAAATTTAGTCTGGAGAACTATAATCGAATTATAGAGCGTAAAGATCCTGGTGAGCGTGAAAAATTAATACGGCAGTTCAAGCAGGATCTAAAAAGTAGAATTGATGAAACATCTAAGTATATTAGGCCACATGAGGGTACAATGGATTTTGCTTTTATGTTCATTCCCTCGGAGGCGATATATTATGATTTGCTGGTTAATAAGGTAGGAACAGCCAATACTACTGCGCGCGATCTAATCGAGTATGCTTTCCGAGATAAGCATGTGATTATTGTGTCGCCAACTTCATTTATGGCATACCTACAGACGGTCTTGCAGGGCTTACGGTCGCTACAAATAGAGGAGCAAGCCAGAGACATTCAGGAGAGAGTTGGCTTGCTTGCGCGTCACTTAAAGAGTTACGATACATATATGCAAAAGATGGGGAATTCACTTTCAACGACAGTTGGGCACTATAATACGGCGTATAAAGAGTTCAAGAAGGTAGATAAGGATGTCGTTAAGATTGCTCAAACTGAACAGGTAATTGAACCATTGCTAGTTGATAAGCCAACAACAGATGATTAAAGGGGATTTTTTATGAAGAAGCGAATACTATCAGGTATTAAGCCAACCGGAGATGTGCATCTGGGAGGATATTTAGGGGCAATGCGTGAGTGGCCTAAATTTCAGTCTCCTGATAATGAGGTTTTTTATTTTATTGCTGACTTGCATGCCCTAAATATTCGCCCCAGTGCCGATGAATTGCGCAGTAAGACCTATGATTTGGTGGCTTGGCTTCTTGCACTAGGTATTGATAGTGAGAATAATTCGATATACTTACAGTCTCAGGTTCCAGAGCATAGTGAGTTGTGTTGGTTGCTAAACAATTTTGTAACTATGGGGGAGCTCTCCAGGATGACTCAGTATAAAGATAAGGCCAGTAAGAATGGCTCAGAAGGACAGTTGGTGGCGTTATTTACTTACCCTGTATTGATGGCGGCAGATATCTTGCTCTATGATGCCGATGAAGTGCCAGTTGGTGCAGACCAGACCCAGCATGTGGAGCTGACGCGCGATATTGCCCAGCGCTTTAATGGAATATATGGCAGTGAGTCGCTAAAGTTACCTAAGTTTACGAATCCTAGTCATTCAGCTCGAGTTATGATGCTCGATGATCCGACTAGCAAGATGAGTAAGAGTGAGGGTGGGGATGGTTGTGTGT is drawn from bacterium and contains these coding sequences:
- a CDS encoding SprT-like domain-containing protein — translated: MSYRDQEWLENLLADIWYKHFDDVEQNNDVVIIWAKRAKRRLGSIEVDARDGHTSIIKVNRLFQDLEVPEYVIRATIVHEMTHYAHGFGSPHEQKQKHPHSGGVVRREFAERGLVDLYIQQKRWLRENWRDFLLKKGMM
- a CDS encoding DNA recombination protein RmuC, which produces MEVLIIVLLVGIFIALAFLVFRNLGMGSAKSSDLDTSAVQLLKQDLQNMQQLLVQTQSNMQDRLDKNNTNVQESVHQQMKQSSEIIRQVTERLTQLDETNRRVVDITSELKTLQNVLQNPKQRGVLGEYYLSQVLENVLPPTQYKLQYGFKNGDIVDAVIFLDKGKILPVDSKFSLENYNRIIERKDPGEREKLIRQFKQDLKSRIDETSKYIRPHEGTMDFAFMFIPSEAIYYDLLVNKVGTANTTARDLIEYAFRDKHVIIVSPTSFMAYLQTVLQGLRSLQIEEQARDIQERVGLLARHLKSYDTYMQKMGNSLSTTVGHYNTAYKEFKKVDKDVVKIAQTEQVIEPLLVDKPTTDD
- the trpS gene encoding tryptophan--tRNA ligase → MKKRILSGIKPTGDVHLGGYLGAMREWPKFQSPDNEVFYFIADLHALNIRPSADELRSKTYDLVAWLLALGIDSENNSIYLQSQVPEHSELCWLLNNFVTMGELSRMTQYKDKASKNGSEGQLVALFTYPVLMAADILLYDADEVPVGADQTQHVELTRDIAQRFNGIYGSESLKLPKFTNPSHSARVMMLDDPTSKMSKSEGGDGCVYLSDSEDVISRKFSRAVTDSESSVRFDKENKPGVSNLLEILASVNGESIELLEEKFSGSGYGELKQAVAQAVLTEILPLQKEYRKLRADEGHLDTILHRGRERVAPLAQYKLAQLKSIIGLV